GTTAAAGCAGACGGTAACAGAAAACCAGTAATTGGTTTTATAGCTGGTGAAACAGCTCCAAAAGGACGTACAATGGGTCACGCAGGTGCTATTGTTGGTGGTGCTGATGATACAGCAGAAGCTAAAAAACGCATTATGAGAGAAAACGGTATTCACGTTGTAGATTCTCCAGCAGAAATTGGTAAAAAAGTAAAAGAAGTTTTAGGATAATTATCTTAAAACCCACAATAAAAAAGCAGATTCCTATATAGGAATCTGCTTTTTTATTTGATTTAACTTCTCAATTTGCAATTCTATTAAATAGTAGTATCTTTGCACATTATTATCACGAATCTCACAGAGATAGCAACCTGCAACAACAAGCAAGGTGCTAAAAAGATAAGCCAAGATTTTGGAAAAAATGTTGAAATTGCTTCTCTGTAGTTCGTTTATTTATATGTTATGAATTCAGAATTACAAAACAACAAAAAAGCATCTTTCATTAGTTTAATTCCTTTTGCTTTTTTTATTTTTTCCTTTTTAGCTTTTGGTATAATAACCGAAAGTTTTTATACCATTCCATCACCAATAGCAGTAATAATAGGTATTGCATCCGCCGTGCTATTATATAAAGGCGCAATTAACGATAAAATGGAAACCTTTATAAAGGGTTGTGGCGATAGCAAAATTATAACCATGTGTATTATTTATTTATTAGCAGGTGCTTTTGCAGTTGTAACTAAATATATTGGTGGGGTAGATGCTATTGTAAATTTAGGTCTAAATTATTTTGATTTGCGTTTTTTACCTTTAGGTGTTTTTCTTGTTGCTTCATTTTTATCAACTGCATCCGGAACTTCGGTTGGTTCAATCGTTGCTTTAGGCCCGATTGTTATGGGATTTCATGAGGTAACTCCAGAATTGTTGCCTTTATTAGCTGGCGCTTTACTTGGCGGATCTATGTTAGGAGATAATCTTTCTATGATTTCAGACACAACCATAGCTGCAACGCAATCTTTAGATTGTGATTTAAAAGATAAATTTAAAGTAAACCTTTATATTGCTTTACCAGCAGCCGTTGTTACGGTTATTATTTTATTATTTATAGGATTTACCGCACCAAATATTACAGCCGAATTACCCGTTGTAGCAGTAAATTATTGGACAATAATTCCGTACCTATTGGTAATTGTATTAGCAATTTTAGGATTAAATGTTTTTGTTACCTTATTTATTGGTATTCTTTTTTCTGGGCTAATCGGATTTAGTTTCGGAAGTTTAAATTGGATTACTTACTGCACCGAAATTTATAATGGATTTTTAAGCATGATCGATATTTTTTTACTGTCTTTGCTTACTGGTGGATTAGCAGCTATGGTAGAAAAACAAGGCGGAATAGCATTTTTAGTTTCTAAAATTAAAAAATTAATTAAAACGCCAAAATCAGCTCAGGTTGGTATTGGAGTAATTACTTCGTGTATTAATTCAGCTATTGCAAATAATACCGTATCAATTGTAGTTGCAGGGCCAATTGTAAAAGATATTTCAGATGAATATCAAATCGATAATCGTAAATCGGCAACCATAATGGACATTTTTTCATGTATTATTCAAGGCTTGTTACCTTATGGGGCACAAGTTTTATTGTTGTTGAGTTATGAAGGTACACAACTAAGTTATGGTCAACTTTTTATTTCTTCTTTCTACTTGTATATTTTATTAATTTTTACCCTAATTGCTATTTATTTTAAACCAGTAGATAGATATTTATCTAAAATGAGATAACCGTGCAATAAATATTTTTTTTGCCGTTATATAGATGATTATGTATAATTATTAAATTAAAATTATGTTTCAGTGGTATAAAAAGGTAGTTTTTGAAAACTACGCAAACTTTAATGGAAGGGCAAGAAGAAAAGAATATTGGTATTTTGCTTTAGCAAATATAATCGTGTCTTTTGTAGTTGGTTTTATTTGCGGACTATTAAGTTTACCAGATGCAATTATGAGTGCTTATTCTTTAGTTATTTTAATTCCAAGTATTGCAGTAGCTGTTAGAAGAATGCATGATGTAAATAAAAGTGGTTGGTTTGTTCTAATCCCTATTTATAATCTAATTTTAGCTTGTACTGAAGGAACAATTGGAGATAATAGATTCGGAAAAGATCCTAAAGGAAAAGGAGAATCAATCGATGATATTGGAACTCAACAATAATATAATAAAAAAAGCCTCGAATTTCGAGGCTTTTTTTATTACTTAATTTCAATTACAAATTCTTCTTTAGGTAATCTAACTTTTTTCATTGGGCCAACCCAATCTTTTTCAGCATCAGCATAACCCACGTACATTAAAACAACGCTTTTAAGGTTTAAATCGTGTAGTTTTAAAACATCATCAATTACTTTTTTATCAAATCCACCCACGGGTGTAGTATCAACTTTTAATTCGGCAGCTTGCGCCAGGGCTAAACCTAAAGCAATATAAACTTGATTGGCTACGTGGTTATGATTCTCTGCATCAGAAAGGCTTCCAAACTTAGCTTTAATTTTGTCTGTATAGCTATTAAAACGTCCTTGTGGCAAACCGCGTTCTGAAGTAGTTAAATCATAAATGTAATCAATTCTTTCAGGCGTATATTTGTCCCAACCAGCAAAAACAAGCAAATGCGAGCAATCGCGCATGCATTCAGGGTTTAATGATCCTTCAACTAATTTTTCTTTAATTTCTTGGTTTTCAACAACAATAACTTTAAAAGGTTGTAAACCGGATGATGTTGGTGCTAAACGTGCTGCTTCAACTATTTTATCTATATTTTCTTGAGAAACTTTTTTGGTTGCATCATATGCTTTAACAGCATGTCTCCAATTTAAATTTTGAATTAATGTCATACTAAATAATTTTTATACAAGTTACGATGGATTCTTATTTTTAAAAACAAATCAACCATTATTTATCACGCATCTTATTTAGAACTTTATATATAATTATTATATTTGTTGCGAAATAAAAACTAAATCTATATGAAATTGTTAGAAGGAAAAACAGCAATTATTACTGGTGCTACGCGTGGTATTGGTAGAGGAGTTGCTGAAGTTTTCGCAAAACAAGGTGCGAATGTGGCTTTTACATACAGCTCGTCTGAAGAAGCTGCCAAAACATTAGAAAATGAATTATCAGCTTTAGGTATTAAAGCAAAAGGATATAAATCTAACGCTGCAGATTTTAATCAATCTCAAGAATTGGTTGATGCAGTTTTAGCAGAATTTGGTACTATTGATATTTTAATCAACAACGCAGGTGTTACTAAAGATAACTTATTAATGCGTATGTCTGAAGAAGATTTTGATTCGGTTATTGATGTAAACTTAAAATCTGTTTTCAACATGACCAAAGCCGTACAAAAAACAATGCTTAAAAACCGCAAAGGTTCAATTATAAACATGAGCTCGGTAGTTGGGGTTAAAGGTAATGCCGGACAAACAAACTACGCAGCATCAAAAGCTGGAGTTATTGGTTTTTCTAAATCAATCGCGTTAGAATTGGGTTCTCGTAATATTCGTTGTAACGTAATTGCTCCAGGTTTTATTGAAACCGAAATGACAGCTAAATTAGCGCCAGAAGTAGTAAAAGGTTGGGCAGATGCAATTCCTTTAAAACGTGGCGGATCTGCAGAAGATGTTGCTAACGTTTGCGTTTTCTTAGCATCAGATATGTCAGCTTATGTAACCGGTCAGGTTATTAATGTTGATGGCGGTATGTTAACATAATTAAAAAGATAAGTTTCATTTTTACAATTATTTGATTTATTTTCACAAAAGCCAAATCAAATTTTTTTTAAAATGATGCAAACGCAAACCTTATTAATAATCGCAGCTGTTGCGGCAGCGTTTGGATTATCTTATTTACAATATATTTTTAAAGCTAAAACAAAACGAACGTACGTTTATGTTTTAGCTTTTTTGCGTTTTATAAGCTTTTTATTGGTGTTTGTTTTACTTATAAACCCAACTATTACAACTAAAACCCAACAAACAGAAAAGGTTGTTTTACCTGTTTTACTAGATAATTCTCAATCTATAAAAATATTAGATAGCGCTTTTACACAAACCAATTGGGTAACTTATTTCAAACAGCATAAAGCACTTAATGCAAAATATAACGTACAAGTTTATCCGTTTGCAAAAAATATTGAATTAGAAACCGATTCTTTAAGCTTTGCTGGGCGAGAAACGCAAATTGCACAAGCTGCCATAACCTTAAAAGGTTTATATAAAAATTCGCACCATCCGGTTTTGTTAATATCCGACGGAAATCAGACGCAAGGTTCCGATTATGTTTTTGCTTTTTCACCCAATAATACCGTATATCCGGTTGTAGTTGGAGATACAGCTTTTGTTTACGATGCGCAATTAACCCACGCACAAACTAATAAATATGTTTATTTAAATAATGAATTTCCGATCGAAGTTTTTGGCTATGTTGCCACACAAGTTCCTACAACAGTTAATTTGGTTGTTACCGAAAGCGGAAAGGTTGTTTATAAAAAACAAATAGAAATTACACCCAATAAAAATGCCATTGCCGAGGTGATTTATTTAAAGGCACAAGCTGTAGGTGTAAAAAAATATAAAGTTGAGTTACAAAGTAAACTACCCGAAAAAAACATACAAAACAACAGTAAAGTTGTTGCTGTTGAAGTAATTGATCAAAAAACGAATGTTGCCTTGCTTAGCAACATCATGCATCCCGATTTAGGTACATTAAAAAATGCAATCGAAAAAAACGAACATCGCAAAGTAAGCCTTTTAAAACCTGATCAGGTACAATCGCTGCAAGCATATGATGTTGTAATTTTATACCAGCCCGATGCAGGTTTTGCTAAAGTTTGGGATGAAATAGAAAAAAAACAATTGAATTATTGGCTTATTGGTGGTTTGCATACCAATTACAATTGGCTCAATCAAAAGCAAAAAGATTTTCAGTTTCAATTCTCTAATCAAAAAGAAGCATATGCCGGTCAAATTAACCCCAATTTTACTGTTTTTGAACCGCCTAATTTAGCATTTGATGCCTTGCCGGGCTTAGATATGCCTTTCGGAACATTTAAGCCCCAAACGCAGCAAAATACCTTATTGTATTTAAAAATAAAAGGAATAACAACCCATTTGCCTTTGCTCACGTTTACTGAAGTTCAAAATAAACAGAAAAAAAGTTATTGGTTTGGTGAGAATTTATGGAAATGGCGGATTGAAACAGCCGATCAGAATTCGTATTTTGATGAATTAATTAATAAAATTGTTCAATATTTAGCCATTCAGCAGCCCAAGCAAAACTTATTGGTAGATATAGATCCGATTTACAATCAGAACGAAACCATTCAGGTAACTGCTCAATATTTTAATAAAAATTTAGAATACGATGCGCAAGCGGTTTTAGAGGCCAATTTAGAGCAACTTACAACCAATAATAAAACGAAGCTTGTTTTTACCTCAGCAACCAATCAAGCGATTTTAAATCTTGAAGGTTTAGATCCTGGTGTATACCAAATTCAAGTAATCGAACCTAAAAGCAAAACGCAAATATCCAAAACATTCGAGGTGCTTGCTTTTAACCCAGAAAAACAAGCGTTACAAGCCAATAAACAACAATTACAAGCTTTGGCTAATCAATTTAAAACAAGCTTGTATTACAGTCAGAATATAGAAGCTGTTATTCAAGATTTACTTGCTAATTCAGATTATGTGCCAACACAGCATGAAAGTAAAACTCAAAAAAGCTTGATAGATTGGCGTTATATTTTATTACTTATTTTGATTTGCTTTACTGCCGAATGGTTTTTACGTAAATACAACGGATTAAAATAAATGTTATAAATAAAAAGCAACCGCAGCATTGCGGTTGTTTTTTTTGTTTCTGTAATTCATAATAACTTAAATATAAAGTAAAATGTATTTTTTAAAACAGAAAAGAATAGGGGTGAAGTGAAAATAAAGCAACAACATTTTTAATTAGCTATAAAATAGAGTATTTATTTTTTGTTCATATTTTTAATTAACTGTTGCAAAAAATATTCATTTAAAAACTTTTTAAGTTTTAATTATTTGTAATAGTTGTTTGTAATATTTTATTATGGTTAAAATAATGCAAGTTTTGTTTTAAGTAAATATAAATAATAAGAATGAGTAAAATTTTGTTGTGTAATTTTTGTGTATTTGTAAAATTTAAAACAAATCGTTTTTTAGAAGGCCAAAATCATATTAAGGGTTTTTTTTGAACAAAAATCAATATAGATTTTATTTATAATAAAAAACTAATTAGCATATAATCAAAATAATAAGCATATTTATATCAACTAAAAGTTTAAGTAAATTAAATCAGTAATTACTCTTGGTTTTTATATAATTTAATTTTGTAAAAAGATGCTTTGTTCAGGTTTGTTTTATAAAATGTCTTATTTGTGCATTTGTTGTTTTTTAGTTTTATGAATTTATTTTTTATTCGATGTCGTTATTGTGTAAAATAAAATTAAATGCTAATCATATTTTTTTGTAAACTTCTAACAGAACAATTTAAAATTTGTTACAAAAAATTTTACCTTTAAATTGTATTATGTGCTACTTTAAATTGATTTATTTAATTAGATATTTTAATTATTTCAAAGTGAGATATTTCTTAATTAATTATTAAGTTTATGCTAACTATAATCTCACTAAAAATGAATAAAAAAATTACTACGCTATTTAGCTGCCTTTGTTTTTTATCAGCAGCTGCTCAACAACAAGCTTATTTTACTTCAAACCCATCTTTAAGCCCAGACGGAAAAACAGCTTATTTTAGTTACGAAGGAGATATTTGGAAAGTAAAAACATCGGGCGGAAATGCATCTCGTATAACCGCTTTACCGGGTGAAGAAATTAATCCGCGTGTTTCGCCAGACGGAAAATGGTTGGCATTTAGTTCAAACCAATTTGGTAATTACGATGTTTTTGTGATGCCCATTCAAGGCGGACCAATTAAGCAACTAACTTTTCATCAAGCAAAAGATGATGTAGAAAGTTGGTCGTGGGATAACGAAACCATTTATTTCACATCAACTGCAAATAATAATTACGGCAGTTATAAAGTAAATGTTAATGGCGGTACGCCTCAACCTTTATTTAGCAATTATTTTAATACAACCAATGGATTAGTTGAAACGCCAGCGGGCGAATTTATTTTCACCAATTCAACCGAAAGTTCAAATCAGGTTGCTCGTAAACGATATAAAGGTGAAAATAACCCCGATTTACTCGCTTACAATCCTAAAACAAAAGCATTTAAACAATATACCGATTACAACGGAAAAGATTTTAATGCATCGGTTGATAAAAACGGTGTTATTTATTTTATTTCTGATGAGAATAATGGCGAATACAATTTGTATAAAATTGAAAATGGCATCAAAACAGCACTTACGCAATTTGATTCTTCAATAAAAAAACCTTCGGTTTCTGCTGACGGATCTAAAGTTGTTTTTGAAAAAGATTATCAATTGTATTTGTATGATGTAGCAACAAACAGCACCAATCCGATTTCGGTTCAGGTTAATACCAATCCGGTTTTAGCAAAAGATAAAAGTTTTACTGTGGCAGATGATATTTCGTACTTCGATGTTTCTCCCGACGGAAAAAAATTAGCTTTTGTAAGCCGCGGAATTGTTTTTGTTTCTGATCTAGAAGGTAAGTTTGTAACCCAAATTACCAACGGTAAAGAACGTGCTATGGAAGTAAAATGGTTGAAAGACAATAAAAACCTGCTATTTAATCAAACCAACAACGGGTACCAAAATTGGTTTACGGTAGAAGCTACCGGTAAAGGTTTACCCAAACAACTAACAAACGATTTACGTAACAACCGTGATATTGCGTTTAATAACGATTTAACCGAAGCGGTTTATTTAAGCGGTCGTGACGAAGTACGTTTATTAGATTTAAAATCGTTTAAATCTAAACCGATTGTAAAAGATGAATTGTGGGCCTTTCAAAATTCTGCACCTTCGTTTTCACCTAACGGGGAATATGTTTTGTTTACAGCCAAGCGCAATTTTGAGTTAGATATTTTTGTGCATCATATCAAAAAAATCAAACAATTAATTTAACCAACACCAGCGTTACCGAAACCGATGCAGTTTGGTCGCCAAATGGTAAGTACATTTATTTTACGAGCGATCGTATCAATCCGTCTTATCCATTAGGAATGCAAAATCCAAGCGTTTATCGTTTTGCTTTAGATTGGTTTAACGATCCGTTTAAATCCGATCAGTTTGATAAGTTATTTGAAGAAGAAAAGAAACTAGATAAAGCAGAAAAAAAACAAGAAAAAGAAGCGTTTAAAGCGCTAACGGTAAATGCTGATGGTGTTTTAGAACGTGTAGAACGCGTTTCTGACCGTTTCGGTAACCAATCATCTCCACAAGTTTTTGAAGATGGCAAAAAAGAAGTTGTGTTTTACAACACCAACCAAGAAAACGGCAAATACCAATTGTACCGCAAAACGTTTGTAGATTTTGATGAAACTAAAAACGATAAAATATTTAATCGTGCCTCGTATCAAATTTTAAAAAACGATAAAAACGTTTACTTTTTAAGCGGTGGCAACATTTATAAAATGGGAATTAACGCCACCAATCCGGAACAAATTAAAATAAACCATGCGTTTACTAAAAACCTGAATAATGAATTTGTACAAATGTACGATGAAGCATGGGCTGGGGTAGAAGAGAATTTTTATGACGAAAATTTTCATGGTTTAGATTGGCAAGCCAAAAAAGCACAATATGCAGCTTTTTTACCTTACGTTACCAATCGTAACGATTTACGTATTTTATTAAACGATTTGTTGGGCGAATTAAATTCGTCGCATTTAGGTTTTTCATCATCAGGTAAAGAAGAAGAAAAGCAACTTACCTATTTTACCAACGAAACCGGAATTGTTTTTAAAACAGATAATCCGTTTGAGGTAGAACGCGTGGTGCGTAAATCGCCAGCATTTGCACAATCGGTTGATGTTTTGCCTGGCGATATTTTAGTTTCGGTTAACGGTGTGAAAATAGACTCAAGCCAAAATCGTGATGCATATTTTACAACACCAACCAAGCAAGATGAATTAGTTTTAGAATTTAATCGTAACGGTAAAGTAAAAACTGCCAAAATTCATCCCATATCAAACGCGGCTTTTAAAGGCTTGTTATATGATGAGTGGATTGCTGCTAACAAAAAACAAGTTAATGAGCTTAGTGATAATAAAATAGCGTATTCGTACATGAAAAATATGGGGACGGCTGAATTAGAATCGTTTTTGTTGGATATGGTTGAACAAGAAAACCAAAAAGAAGGATTAATTTTAGATTTACGATTTAACACCGGCGGAAATGTGCACGATAAAGTACTTAACTTTTTAGCACAACGTCCGTATTTACAATGGAAATACCGCGAAGGTCAATTAACCGTACAACCTAACTTTGCTCCTGCAGGTAAACCAATTGTTTTACTTATAAACGAATATTCATTAAGCGATGCCGAAATGACAGCTGCTGGGTTTAAAGAATTGCAATTGGGTAAAATTATTGGTCAAGAAACGTACCGTTGGATCATTTTCACTTCAGCAAAAGGATTGGTTGACGGATCGTCGTACCGATTACCTGCTTGGGGAACTTATACGTTAGCTGGTGATAACCTTGAAAAAACAGGGGTTGCGCCAGATATTTATGTAAAGAATACGTTTGTTGATCGTTTAGAAAATAACGATCCGCAGTTAGAACGTGCAGTGCAAGAAATTTTAAAAGATTTAGCCAAATAGTTTTTTATGAAAATTGATGTTAAGGCAAACTTTTGTTTAGAATTGGTTACCATACAGGATGCGCCAGCTATTTTTGATATTATTGCTACTCAAAAATTGTACTTAGGGCAGTGGTTGCCATTTATAAAACATACCAACCAAGTAAGCGATACCGAAAATTGGATTGCCAGTTTGTTGCAAAAACCAAAAGAAGCTTTAGAATTTACATTTGCTATGAAAGTGAACCAGCAAATAATTGGCTTAATTTCTTTATTACGGACCGATTTGGCAAACAATAAAACTGAAATTGGTTATTGGGTTTCAGAAAGTTTTTCTGGACAAGGGTTTACAACCTTAGCAACCCAAGCTATTTGTAATTATGCTTTTAATACGTTGCATTTTAACAGAATAACCATTAAGTGCGGTAGTTTAAATTTTGCAAGCCAAGCCATTCCTAAAAAATTAGGATTTACTTTTGAAGGAATTGAAAGGCAAGCCGAACAATTGCAACCTAATTTATTTCATGATTTGCATGTTTTTTCACTTTTAAAAAGTGAATATCAGTCCATAACATTCAACTGCGATTAATTAACTAATTTTTAATAAACTTTTTGTTTACAATAAAATAACCCCAGAAATAGGTTCTGGGGTTATTTTATTGTAAACAAATCACTCGTAATATTAAATTAATTTTAACTTTTGTAAAATCGTTTTTTTACTTTCTCAAAGCCCTTATTTTTGCATCAGCTAAAACATAATAACCATGAACGATTTAAAAGATTTTGCTGAAGAGTTAAATGAAATTAATGAAGCTTTGGAAAATCAGCAACCTGATGCTGATCATTTACTTTATGATTTAGAAAAAAGAGTTGAAATAGCAATGGATATGGAACACGATCCGAAAGCTATTTATCGCTTTGAAAAACTTTTACATAAAATTCAGAACACAAAAAAAGAATTTGATTTTTATGACGAAAATACCATTATGGATTATATGTTTCCGAATGGGCAAGACGAAGATTAAAGCACATTGATCTTTTAATTAAAAATCCCGTGGTTGTT
This genomic window from Flavobacterium agricola contains:
- a CDS encoding nitroreductase family protein, which codes for MTLIQNLNWRHAVKAYDATKKVSQENIDKIVEAARLAPTSSGLQPFKVIVVENQEIKEKLVEGSLNPECMRDCSHLLVFAGWDKYTPERIDYIYDLTTSERGLPQGRFNSYTDKIKAKFGSLSDAENHNHVANQVYIALGLALAQAAELKVDTTPVGGFDKKVIDDVLKLHDLNLKSVVLMYVGYADAEKDWVGPMKKVRLPKEEFVIEIK
- the fabG gene encoding 3-oxoacyl-[acyl-carrier-protein] reductase, translated to MKLLEGKTAIITGATRGIGRGVAEVFAKQGANVAFTYSSSEEAAKTLENELSALGIKAKGYKSNAADFNQSQELVDAVLAEFGTIDILINNAGVTKDNLLMRMSEEDFDSVIDVNLKSVFNMTKAVQKTMLKNRKGSIINMSSVVGVKGNAGQTNYAASKAGVIGFSKSIALELGSRNIRCNVIAPGFIETEMTAKLAPEVVKGWADAIPLKRGGSAEDVANVCVFLASDMSAYVTGQVINVDGGMLT
- a CDS encoding DUF805 domain-containing protein, with product MFQWYKKVVFENYANFNGRARRKEYWYFALANIIVSFVVGFICGLLSLPDAIMSAYSLVILIPSIAVAVRRMHDVNKSGWFVLIPIYNLILACTEGTIGDNRFGKDPKGKGESIDDIGTQQ
- a CDS encoding GNAT family N-acetyltransferase; the protein is MKIDVKANFCLELVTIQDAPAIFDIIATQKLYLGQWLPFIKHTNQVSDTENWIASLLQKPKEALEFTFAMKVNQQIIGLISLLRTDLANNKTEIGYWVSESFSGQGFTTLATQAICNYAFNTLHFNRITIKCGSLNFASQAIPKKLGFTFEGIERQAEQLQPNLFHDLHVFSLLKSEYQSITFNCD
- a CDS encoding Na+/H+ antiporter NhaC family protein → MNSELQNNKKASFISLIPFAFFIFSFLAFGIITESFYTIPSPIAVIIGIASAVLLYKGAINDKMETFIKGCGDSKIITMCIIYLLAGAFAVVTKYIGGVDAIVNLGLNYFDLRFLPLGVFLVASFLSTASGTSVGSIVALGPIVMGFHEVTPELLPLLAGALLGGSMLGDNLSMISDTTIAATQSLDCDLKDKFKVNLYIALPAAVVTVIILLFIGFTAPNITAELPVVAVNYWTIIPYLLVIVLAILGLNVFVTLFIGILFSGLIGFSFGSLNWITYCTEIYNGFLSMIDIFLLSLLTGGLAAMVEKQGGIAFLVSKIKKLIKTPKSAQVGIGVITSCINSAIANNTVSIVVAGPIVKDISDEYQIDNRKSATIMDIFSCIIQGLLPYGAQVLLLLSYEGTQLSYGQLFISSFYLYILLIFTLIAIYFKPVDRYLSKMR